One window of the Pseudofrankia sp. DC12 genome contains the following:
- a CDS encoding glycosyltransferase — translation MPLGYGFLSTYPPTQCGLATFTAALREHLTTLVPGAPSGVVRLLDAPAGTGAGLAPAGPAEVIGDLVAGTSGGPAHAARLLNRFDVVLVQHEYGVYGGRDGAEVVDVLRRLEVPAVVVLHTVLTRPTPHQRQILEAVAAAAAAIVVMTETARDRLAAGYRVDQRRVSVIPHGAAGDHRPASARAAAPVPTPARARQPTILTWGLIGPGKGIEWGIAALAALADLGPSPRYVVAGETHPKVLAREGEAYRDGLVAQARRLGLAGSVVFDARYRDAAALAELVRSADLVLLPYDSLDQVTSGVLIEAVAAHKPIVATRFPHAVELLGDGTGLLVAHRDPTAIAAAVRAVVTDDGLRHRLAHSVAARAPELLWPAVARRYQRLAVELVARTEPAPSVGRAVRRSGRTTEPAAGGPALANR, via the coding sequence GTGCCCCTGGGTTACGGATTTCTCAGCACGTACCCGCCGACGCAGTGCGGGCTCGCCACCTTCACGGCGGCGCTGCGCGAACACCTGACCACCCTGGTGCCGGGAGCCCCCAGCGGCGTCGTGCGACTGCTGGACGCGCCAGCCGGGACGGGTGCAGGCCTGGCCCCGGCGGGTCCGGCCGAGGTGATAGGCGACCTGGTCGCCGGGACGAGCGGAGGCCCCGCCCACGCGGCCAGGCTGCTGAACCGTTTCGACGTCGTCCTGGTGCAGCACGAGTACGGCGTCTACGGCGGCCGGGACGGCGCCGAGGTCGTCGACGTCCTGCGCCGCCTCGAGGTCCCCGCGGTCGTCGTCCTGCACACTGTGCTCACCAGGCCGACCCCGCATCAGCGCCAGATCCTGGAGGCGGTGGCCGCGGCGGCGGCCGCGATCGTCGTCATGACCGAGACAGCCCGTGACCGGCTGGCCGCCGGCTATCGGGTCGACCAGCGCCGGGTGTCGGTCATCCCGCACGGCGCCGCCGGCGACCACCGCCCGGCGTCGGCACGGGCAGCGGCGCCCGTGCCGACGCCGGCGCGGGCCCGGCAGCCGACGATCCTCACCTGGGGGCTGATCGGGCCCGGCAAGGGAATCGAGTGGGGGATCGCGGCTCTCGCGGCGCTGGCCGACCTCGGCCCGTCCCCGCGCTACGTCGTCGCCGGCGAGACCCACCCCAAGGTGCTCGCCCGCGAGGGGGAGGCCTACCGCGACGGGCTGGTCGCGCAGGCCCGCCGGCTCGGCCTGGCCGGGTCGGTCGTCTTCGACGCCCGCTACCGTGACGCGGCCGCGCTGGCGGAGCTGGTGCGGTCGGCCGACCTGGTGCTGCTGCCCTACGACTCGCTCGACCAGGTCACCTCAGGTGTGCTCATCGAGGCGGTCGCGGCGCACAAGCCGATCGTCGCCACCCGGTTCCCGCACGCGGTGGAGCTTCTGGGCGACGGCACCGGCCTGCTGGTGGCGCACCGCGACCCCACGGCTATCGCGGCGGCGGTGCGCGCCGTGGTCACCGACGACGGTCTGCGGCACCGGCTGGCCCACTCGGTCGCGGCGCGCGCCCCGGAGCTGCTGTGGCCGGCGGTCGCTCGCCGCTACCAGCGGCTCGCCGTCGAGCTGGTCGCCCGGACCGAACCGGCGCCCTCCGTCGGCCGCGCGGTCCGGCGCTCCGGCCGGACGACCGAGCCGGCCGCCGGCGGTCCCGCGTTGGCGAACCGATGA
- a CDS encoding NAD(P)/FAD-dependent oxidoreductase gives MTADVAAAGVRAPVPDALPPRADAVVIGGGHNGLACAAYLARAGRSVVVLEARGQAGGCASTVDAIGARVNICNCDHTMIRASGIVEELDLAAHGLRYLDVDPMLIAVGWADEPVFIQWRSIERTVDGLARVAPAAADAYRRYLDVALPAAKLVLAVQGGRPTTPSIVATVVARQRLRGANVLLDWPRRSLVDVLTSFGLPSWVIAATHTVGPAVWGLGPDAPGTGLGALGLAIRHLVGVGRPVGGSGAVPAALERYVRAHGGRVVTGARVTGLDASGGRAHGVRLADGRRVTAHTVVNATDPRTLLVDWLAGEHAAARLRRRWAAAPAEDGYESKLDAVVTALPTPRAVAALPEDVLPAALRHVPTTIVSPTPRQQIEASADLKRGLIAQRPMFFLNIPSVLDETMRPGPGAHVLSQEILWTPWALEGGWGDRALPWGWLEQYASICENGPELLRSVRDWRAMTPPDYEREFYLRRGYVPSFPDGVMSALLGRRRELSRYKTPVAGLYLTGGATFPGAGVWGASGRNAARTILGRH, from the coding sequence GTGACGGCCGACGTCGCGGCCGCGGGCGTGCGCGCCCCGGTCCCTGACGCGCTGCCGCCCAGGGCGGACGCCGTCGTCATCGGCGGCGGGCACAACGGGCTGGCCTGCGCGGCCTACCTGGCCCGGGCCGGGCGCTCGGTCGTCGTCCTGGAGGCCCGCGGGCAGGCCGGCGGGTGCGCGTCGACCGTCGACGCGATCGGCGCCCGGGTCAACATCTGCAACTGCGACCACACGATGATCCGGGCGAGCGGCATCGTCGAGGAGCTCGACCTCGCCGCCCACGGCCTGCGCTACCTCGACGTCGACCCGATGCTCATCGCCGTCGGCTGGGCCGACGAGCCCGTCTTCATCCAGTGGCGTTCCATCGAGCGGACCGTCGACGGCCTCGCCCGCGTCGCCCCGGCCGCGGCCGACGCCTACCGGCGCTACCTCGACGTCGCGCTGCCCGCGGCGAAGCTCGTGCTGGCCGTGCAGGGCGGCCGGCCGACCACGCCGTCGATCGTCGCCACCGTCGTCGCGCGGCAGCGGCTTCGCGGCGCCAACGTGCTGCTGGACTGGCCGCGCCGCAGCCTCGTCGACGTGCTGACGTCGTTCGGCCTGCCCTCCTGGGTGATCGCGGCGACGCACACGGTCGGCCCCGCGGTCTGGGGCCTGGGCCCGGATGCGCCGGGCACCGGCCTAGGCGCGCTGGGCCTCGCGATCCGCCACCTCGTCGGCGTCGGCCGGCCGGTCGGCGGCAGCGGCGCGGTTCCCGCCGCCCTCGAACGGTACGTGCGGGCCCATGGCGGTCGGGTCGTCACCGGCGCGCGGGTGACCGGCCTCGACGCCAGCGGCGGACGGGCTCACGGCGTGCGCCTCGCCGACGGCCGGCGGGTCACCGCGCACACTGTCGTCAACGCCACCGACCCGCGGACCCTGCTGGTCGACTGGCTCGCCGGCGAGCACGCCGCCGCCCGGCTGCGCCGGCGCTGGGCCGCCGCGCCGGCCGAGGACGGCTACGAGTCGAAGCTCGACGCGGTCGTCACCGCGCTGCCGACGCCGCGCGCCGTCGCCGCCCTGCCCGAGGACGTGCTGCCCGCGGCGCTGCGCCACGTTCCGACGACGATCGTCAGCCCCACCCCGCGGCAGCAGATCGAGGCGTCCGCCGACCTGAAACGGGGCCTGATCGCGCAGCGGCCGATGTTCTTCCTGAACATCCCGTCAGTGCTGGACGAGACGATGAGGCCCGGCCCCGGCGCGCACGTGCTGAGCCAGGAGATCCTCTGGACCCCGTGGGCGCTCGAAGGCGGCTGGGGCGACCGCGCGCTGCCCTGGGGCTGGCTGGAGCAGTACGCCTCGATCTGCGAGAACGGCCCGGAGCTGCTGAGGTCGGTGCGCGACTGGCGCGCGATGACCCCGCCCGACTACGAACGCGAGTTCTACCTGCGCCGCGGCTACGTCCCGAGCTTCCCCGACGGCGTCATGTCGGCCCTGCTCGGCCGCCGCCGCGAGCTCTCCCGCTACAAGACCCCGGTAGCCGGCCTCTACCTCACCGGCGGCGCCACCTTCCCCGGCGCCGGCGTCTGGGGCGCCTCCGGCCGCAACGCCGCCCGGACCATCCTCGGCCGCCACTGA
- a CDS encoding creatininase family protein, which translates to MTRIFADLRAPEIADLSPGAVAVLPVGSVEQHGPHLPLSTDLVVADSLGRDVVAAYGDEIDLLLLPALAYSKSNEHAWSAGTMWLSAATMLAMLDDLGRCLATTPVQRLVFLNGHGGNSALLQVASRDLRLAHGLRTFVMHPSVPPDQGGTSPASELGMGIHAGIEETSVLLHLRPELVRLDLGTRSVPEHLASYERVGFGRSVSFGWLSDDFGTDGTIGDPTGATAEHGKQRYEAMVETAAASLREIARFDPRTSR; encoded by the coding sequence ATGACCCGGATCTTTGCCGACCTGAGGGCTCCCGAGATCGCGGACCTGTCGCCCGGGGCGGTGGCGGTCCTGCCGGTCGGGTCCGTCGAGCAGCACGGGCCACATCTGCCGCTCTCGACGGACCTGGTCGTGGCCGACAGCCTCGGCCGGGACGTCGTGGCGGCCTACGGCGACGAGATCGACCTGCTGCTGCTGCCGGCCCTGGCCTACAGCAAGTCCAACGAGCATGCCTGGTCGGCTGGCACGATGTGGCTGTCCGCGGCGACGATGCTGGCGATGCTCGACGACCTGGGCCGCTGCCTGGCGACGACGCCGGTCCAGCGGCTGGTGTTCCTCAACGGCCACGGCGGCAACAGCGCCCTGCTGCAGGTCGCCAGCCGCGACCTGCGGCTCGCGCACGGCCTGCGCACCTTCGTCATGCACCCGTCGGTCCCACCCGACCAGGGCGGGACATCGCCGGCCTCCGAGCTGGGGATGGGCATCCACGCCGGCATCGAGGAGACGTCGGTGCTGCTGCACCTGCGCCCCGAGCTGGTCCGTCTCGACCTGGGGACCCGGTCCGTGCCCGAGCACCTGGCGTCGTACGAGCGGGTCGGTTTCGGCCGTTCGGTGTCGTTCGGCTGGCTGTCCGACGACTTCGGCACCGACGGCACGATCGGCGACCCGACCGGCGCCACCGCCGAACACGGCAAGCAGCGCTACGAGGCGATGGTCGAGACCGCGGCCGCGTCGCTGCGCGAGATCGCCCGGTTCGACCCCAGGACCAGCCGGTGA
- a CDS encoding pyridoxamine 5'-phosphate oxidase family protein, whose product MADLLVPETHRDLFTGTTIMLSTVNSDGSIQTTAVWSLLGEDGVLRTSLSKNRQKYKNLLANPTATVFALAADNPFRSLEIRATASIEDDSDKSFLTSLLASYGLTLEQFGAPGLEPRVAVTFDATRVRPSG is encoded by the coding sequence ATGGCGGACCTGCTGGTGCCGGAGACACACCGGGACCTGTTCACCGGCACCACGATCATGCTGAGCACGGTCAACTCGGACGGCTCGATCCAGACGACGGCGGTCTGGTCCCTGCTCGGCGAGGACGGCGTGCTGCGGACGTCACTGTCGAAGAATCGTCAGAAGTACAAGAACCTGCTGGCCAACCCGACGGCGACGGTGTTCGCGCTTGCCGCGGACAACCCGTTCCGGTCCCTGGAGATCCGCGCGACGGCCTCGATCGAGGACGACAGCGACAAGTCGTTCCTGACCAGCCTGCTCGCCAGCTACGGACTGACCCTGGAGCAGTTCGGCGCCCCCGGCCTCGAGCCCCGGGTCGCCGTCACCTTCGACGCGACCCGGGTGCGCCCGAGCGGCTGA
- a CDS encoding NAD-glutamate dehydrogenase domain-containing protein, whose translation MATEAVDAAGLATGGDEGIPQVRFVDDAAGPAGGARCVLTWPPGAGRPALAAVVGVFGRLGVEVVDHSRPPAGARDSAAQDEYLLRLPDGAGAGPDQSPDDARDAFRQLFVAAWTGQAELDGFTRLALTAGLPWREVAVIRAAWRFLHQTGVTFSHGYAERTVLANPAFAQALLELFRARFDPDRPARTREPAAQQAAATLDVLLGNVASLDEDRILRGLRDVLTTVVRTNFYQRDATGAPRPALALKIASSRLALLAPPRPWVEVFVTSPEVEGVHLRGGRVARGGLRFSDRPEDYRTEVHGLFRAQVTKNVVIVPDGAKGAFVLHEPALRGRATGGGRPDQARVRAAYRTFVSALLDVTDNLVAGKPVGPERTVAYDEPDPYLVVAADKGTASFSDLANEIAAEHGYWLGDAFASGGSVGYDHKAMGITARGAWESARQHLRELGVDAGSDPFTAVGIGDMSGDVFGNGMLRSRSMRLVGAFDHRHVFVDPDPDPEASFAERQRLYDQPGSSWAGYDPEVLSAGGGVFRRDARRVELSARAREVLGLPAAAGDDDGISPVELIRALLRAPVDLLYNGGIGTYVKASTESQDDAADHANDDVRVDAAELRAKVVVEGGNLGVTQAGRVEAAHHGVRLNTDFLDNSAGVDTSDHEVNLKILLAGAVDDGELTRAGRDELLAALADDVAAAVLDDSAQQAAAVNLSAAYASFYLDRHRRLLRNLEARSGLVRSLEHLPSEARLEELRAAGAGLTRPELAVLQAKAKTLVRQELLDSTLPDEPALDLVAQRYFPPAVRSRYARRISVHPLVREIIATHLANELVNRLGPGFVFRLEEQVGVTTAGAVRACASAVVLFGLDELWADLDRRGRALPAADELAARRAARDFHELATEWLLRHARGREGTATVTRRLRASAADLAASFGVRGPAAEPGLAARIAGLGELGTALDLLVTMPTPAPGPIEDAAGVHVALGERLGLAGLYERLDDVAGDSHWNLGAKGALRAQLTELWATLDWQVVATTRADAVAGVTPIDPPAADAADWLAEGPRAITSRWLDARREEVGPLRAVLAELAGGAPSGEPRRVTARAAGVANAQVGTGPIDVAAATVALHELRVLVERFQFDAAGVGRRLQGSGAR comes from the coding sequence GTGGCAACGGAGGCCGTTGACGCTGCGGGTCTCGCGACCGGCGGCGACGAGGGGATCCCGCAGGTCAGGTTCGTCGACGACGCGGCGGGACCGGCGGGTGGCGCGCGCTGCGTGCTCACCTGGCCGCCGGGCGCCGGCCGGCCCGCGCTGGCCGCGGTGGTCGGTGTGTTCGGCCGGCTCGGTGTCGAGGTCGTCGACCACAGCCGCCCGCCGGCCGGGGCCCGGGACTCGGCCGCCCAGGACGAGTACCTGCTGCGGCTGCCCGACGGCGCCGGCGCCGGTCCGGACCAGTCACCGGACGACGCCCGTGACGCGTTCCGGCAGCTGTTCGTGGCGGCCTGGACCGGGCAGGCGGAGCTGGACGGTTTCACCCGGCTGGCGCTGACGGCCGGGCTGCCGTGGCGCGAGGTCGCCGTCATCCGGGCCGCCTGGCGGTTCCTGCACCAGACCGGGGTCACGTTCAGCCACGGCTACGCCGAGCGGACGGTGCTCGCCAACCCCGCGTTCGCGCAGGCCCTGCTGGAGCTCTTCCGGGCCCGGTTCGACCCCGACCGGCCGGCGCGGACCCGGGAGCCGGCGGCCCAGCAGGCGGCGGCCACCCTCGACGTGCTGCTGGGGAACGTCGCCAGTCTCGACGAGGACCGCATCCTGCGCGGGCTGCGCGACGTGCTCACCACCGTCGTGCGCACCAACTTCTACCAGCGCGACGCGACCGGGGCGCCCCGCCCGGCGCTCGCTCTGAAGATCGCGTCCAGCCGGCTCGCGCTGCTGGCGCCGCCGCGGCCGTGGGTCGAGGTCTTCGTGACGTCGCCCGAGGTCGAGGGCGTGCACCTGCGCGGCGGCCGGGTCGCTCGCGGCGGGCTGCGGTTCTCCGACCGGCCCGAGGACTACCGCACCGAGGTGCACGGCCTGTTCCGCGCGCAGGTCACCAAGAACGTCGTGATCGTGCCGGACGGGGCCAAGGGTGCCTTCGTCCTGCATGAGCCGGCGCTCCGCGGCCGGGCCACCGGCGGCGGGCGGCCGGACCAGGCCCGGGTGCGGGCGGCCTACCGGACCTTCGTCTCAGCGCTGCTCGACGTCACCGACAACCTGGTCGCCGGCAAGCCCGTCGGGCCCGAGCGGACCGTCGCCTATGACGAGCCCGACCCCTACCTCGTCGTCGCCGCCGACAAGGGCACCGCGTCCTTCTCCGACCTGGCGAACGAGATCGCCGCCGAGCACGGCTACTGGCTCGGCGACGCGTTCGCCTCCGGCGGGTCGGTCGGCTACGACCACAAGGCGATGGGGATCACCGCGCGGGGTGCGTGGGAGTCGGCCCGCCAGCACCTGCGCGAGCTCGGCGTCGACGCCGGGAGCGACCCGTTCACCGCCGTCGGCATCGGCGACATGTCCGGCGACGTCTTCGGCAACGGGATGCTGCGCTCGCGCTCGATGCGGCTGGTCGGCGCGTTCGACCACCGCCACGTGTTCGTCGATCCCGACCCGGACCCGGAGGCGTCGTTCGCCGAGCGGCAGCGGCTCTACGACCAGCCCGGCTCGTCCTGGGCCGGCTATGACCCGGAGGTCCTCTCGGCCGGCGGCGGCGTGTTCCGCCGCGACGCCCGCCGGGTGGAGCTGTCCGCGCGGGCCCGCGAGGTCCTCGGCCTGCCCGCCGCCGCCGGGGACGACGACGGGATCTCGCCGGTCGAGCTGATCCGTGCCCTGCTGCGGGCCCCGGTCGACCTGCTCTACAACGGCGGCATCGGTACCTACGTCAAGGCGAGCACCGAGAGCCAGGACGACGCCGCCGACCACGCCAACGACGACGTCCGGGTCGACGCCGCCGAGCTGCGGGCGAAGGTCGTCGTCGAGGGCGGGAACCTCGGCGTCACCCAGGCCGGCCGGGTCGAGGCGGCCCACCACGGCGTGCGGCTCAACACCGACTTCCTGGACAACTCCGCCGGGGTGGACACCTCCGACCACGAGGTCAACCTGAAGATCCTGCTCGCCGGCGCGGTCGACGACGGCGAGCTGACCCGGGCCGGCCGCGACGAGCTGCTGGCGGCACTGGCCGACGACGTCGCCGCCGCGGTGCTCGACGACAGTGCGCAGCAGGCGGCCGCGGTGAACCTGTCGGCCGCCTACGCGTCGTTCTACCTGGACCGGCACCGCCGCCTGCTGCGCAACCTGGAGGCCCGCTCCGGGCTGGTCCGCTCGCTGGAACACCTGCCGTCGGAGGCCCGGCTGGAGGAGCTGCGCGCCGCCGGGGCCGGCCTGACCCGCCCGGAGCTCGCGGTGCTGCAGGCGAAGGCGAAGACGCTGGTCCGCCAGGAGCTGCTGGACTCGACGCTGCCCGACGAGCCGGCGCTCGACCTGGTCGCGCAGCGCTACTTCCCGCCGGCGGTGCGGTCGCGGTACGCGCGGCGGATCAGCGTCCACCCGCTGGTCCGCGAGATCATCGCGACCCACCTGGCGAACGAGCTGGTCAACCGGCTGGGACCGGGCTTCGTCTTCCGGCTGGAGGAGCAGGTCGGCGTGACGACCGCCGGCGCGGTCCGGGCCTGCGCGTCCGCCGTCGTGCTCTTCGGGCTCGACGAGCTGTGGGCCGACCTCGACCGGCGCGGCCGGGCCCTGCCCGCCGCCGACGAGCTGGCGGCCCGGCGCGCGGCCCGCGACTTCCACGAGCTGGCCACGGAGTGGCTGCTGCGCCACGCCCGCGGCCGGGAGGGCACGGCCACCGTCACCCGCCGGCTGCGGGCCTCGGCCGCGGATCTCGCCGCGTCGTTCGGGGTCCGCGGCCCCGCGGCCGAGCCGGGCCTCGCTGCGCGGATCGCCGGGCTCGGGGAGCTCGGCACCGCTCTCGACCTGCTCGTCACCATGCCTACCCCCGCACCCGGCCCGATTGAGGATGCCGCCGGCGTTCACGTGGCGCTCGGGGAGCGCCTCGGCCTCGCCGGACTCTACGAGCGGCTCGACGATGTGGCCGGGGACTCGCACTGGAACCTCGGCGCGAAGGGCGCGCTGCGGGCCCAGCTCACCGAGCTGTGGGCGACCCTCGACTGGCAGGTCGTCGCCACGACCCGGGCCGACGCCGTCGCGGGCGTGACCCCGATCGACCCACCGGCCGCGGACGCGGCGGACTGGCTGGCCGAGGGGCCACGGGCGATCACCTCCCGGTGGCTCGACGCCCGTCGCGAGGAGGTGGGGCCGTTGCGGGCGGTCCTCGCCGAGCTGGCCGGCGGCGCGCCGTCGGGCGAGCCGCGCCGGGTCACGGCCCGCGCCGCCGGGGTGGCGAACGCCCAGGTCGGCACCGGGCCGATCGATGTCGCCGCGGCCACCGTCGCCCTGCACGAGCTGCGCGTCCTGGTCGAACGCTTCCAGTTCGACGCGGCCGGCGTCGGCCGCCGCCTGCAGGGCAGCGGGGCCCGGTGA
- the gabT gene encoding 4-aminobutyrate--2-oxoglutarate transaminase encodes MTTTAGPLTPVSAAPAGPLAVTGGPGLPQRRHLVTELPGPRSRELLARREAAVARGVSITFPVFVAAAGGGILVDVDGNALIDLGSGIAVTTVGNSAPAVVDNVINQVQAFTHTCFMITPYEGYVAVCEQLARLTPGDHEKRSALFNSGAEAVENAVKIARIHAGRQAVVVFDHAYHGRTNLTMALTAKNHPYKNGFGPFAPEIYRVPLSYPYRDGLSGPEAAARAIHLIESQIGAHNVAAVLIEPIQGEGGFVVPAEGFLPALAAWSMAAGAVFVADEVQTGFARTGAMFACEHEGVVPDLIATAKGIAGGLPLSAVTGRAEIMDSAHPGGLGGTYGGNPLACAAALGAIETIERDGLVERARALGARVLPKLRAVAERVPAVGDVRGRGAMLAVELVDPATGRPDSAAASAVARRCHGEGVVVLTCGTDGNVLRLLPPLAIGDELLDDGLAVLTAALESLAG; translated from the coding sequence ATGACGACGACTGCCGGCCCGTTGACGCCGGTTTCCGCAGCGCCCGCCGGCCCGCTCGCGGTGACCGGCGGGCCTGGTCTGCCGCAGCGGCGTCACCTGGTCACCGAGCTCCCGGGGCCGCGGTCCCGGGAGCTGCTGGCCCGCCGCGAGGCCGCGGTCGCCCGGGGCGTCTCGATCACCTTCCCGGTGTTCGTGGCGGCGGCCGGCGGCGGCATCCTGGTCGACGTCGACGGCAACGCGCTGATCGACCTGGGCTCCGGGATCGCGGTGACGACCGTCGGCAACAGCGCCCCGGCCGTCGTCGACAACGTGATCAACCAGGTCCAGGCGTTCACCCACACCTGCTTCATGATCACGCCGTATGAGGGCTACGTCGCGGTCTGTGAGCAGCTGGCCCGGCTCACCCCCGGCGACCACGAGAAGCGCTCGGCGCTGTTCAACTCCGGGGCTGAGGCCGTCGAGAACGCTGTCAAGATCGCCCGGATCCACGCCGGGCGGCAGGCTGTCGTCGTGTTCGACCACGCCTACCACGGCCGCACCAACCTGACCATGGCGCTGACGGCGAAGAACCACCCCTACAAGAACGGCTTCGGCCCGTTCGCCCCGGAGATCTACCGGGTCCCGCTGTCGTACCCGTACCGCGACGGGCTGTCCGGCCCCGAGGCGGCGGCCCGGGCGATCCACCTCATCGAGAGCCAGATCGGCGCGCACAACGTCGCCGCGGTCCTCATCGAGCCGATCCAGGGCGAGGGCGGCTTCGTCGTGCCGGCGGAGGGTTTCCTACCGGCGCTCGCGGCCTGGTCGATGGCGGCCGGCGCGGTCTTCGTCGCCGACGAGGTGCAGACCGGGTTCGCCCGCACCGGCGCGATGTTCGCCTGCGAGCACGAGGGCGTCGTCCCCGACCTGATCGCCACCGCCAAGGGCATCGCCGGCGGGCTGCCGCTGTCCGCCGTCACCGGCCGGGCCGAGATCATGGACTCGGCGCACCCGGGCGGCCTCGGCGGGACCTACGGGGGCAACCCGCTGGCCTGTGCCGCCGCCCTCGGCGCCATCGAGACCATCGAGCGCGACGGCCTCGTCGAGCGGGCCCGCGCCCTCGGCGCTCGGGTGCTGCCGAAGCTGCGCGCCGTCGCCGAGCGGGTCCCGGCGGTCGGGGACGTCCGTGGCCGGGGTGCCATGCTCGCCGTCGAGCTCGTCGACCCGGCCACCGGCCGGCCCGACAGCGCCGCGGCCTCGGCGGTCGCCCGCCGCTGCCACGGCGAGGGCGTCGTCGTCCTCACCTGCGGGACCGACGGGAACGTCCTGCGCCTGTTGCCGCCGCTGGCGATCGGCGACGAGCTCCTCGACGACGGCCTCGCCGTCCTCACCGCGGCTCTGGAGTCGCTCGCCGGCTGA
- the fabG gene encoding 3-oxoacyl-ACP reductase FabG, which yields MSMTERVAIVTGAARGLGAAIAQRLAQDGLAVAVLDLEEQATKPVVDQIVSAGGKAIGVGADVSDAAAVEAAVAKVVAELGPPTVLINNAGITRDNLIFKMAASEWDQVMAVHLRGAFLMTKATQKYMVEAKFGRVVNLSSTSALGNRGQVNYSAAKAGLQGFTKTLAVELGKFGVTANAIAPGLIESEMTRKTAERLGETWEHYEARRAKEIPVARVGQPADIAHAASFFVSEGAGFVTGQVLYVAGGPRA from the coding sequence ATCAGCATGACCGAACGGGTGGCGATCGTGACGGGGGCGGCGCGGGGCCTGGGCGCGGCCATCGCCCAGCGACTGGCGCAGGACGGCTTGGCCGTCGCGGTGCTCGACCTCGAGGAGCAGGCCACCAAGCCGGTCGTCGACCAGATCGTCTCGGCCGGCGGCAAGGCGATCGGCGTCGGCGCGGACGTGAGCGACGCGGCGGCCGTCGAGGCGGCGGTCGCGAAGGTCGTGGCCGAGCTCGGCCCGCCGACCGTGCTGATCAACAACGCCGGCATCACCCGCGACAACCTCATCTTCAAGATGGCGGCGTCCGAGTGGGACCAGGTCATGGCCGTGCACCTGCGGGGCGCGTTCCTGATGACCAAGGCGACGCAGAAGTACATGGTCGAGGCGAAGTTCGGCCGGGTGGTCAACCTGTCCAGCACCTCGGCGCTCGGCAACCGCGGCCAGGTCAACTACTCCGCGGCGAAGGCCGGCCTGCAGGGCTTCACCAAGACCCTCGCGGTCGAGCTCGGCAAGTTCGGCGTCACCGCCAACGCGATCGCGCCGGGCCTCATCGAGTCGGAGATGACCCGCAAGACCGCCGAGCGCCTCGGCGAGACCTGGGAGCACTACGAGGCCCGCCGCGCCAAGGAGATCCCGGTCGCCCGGGTCGGCCAGCCGGCCGACATCGCCCACGCGGCGTCGTTCTTCGTCAGCGAGGGCGCCGGCTTCGTCACCGGCCAGGTCCTCTACGTCGCCGGCGGCCCGCGCGCCTGA